One window of the Pseudobdellovibrionaceae bacterium genome contains the following:
- a CDS encoding ABC transporter permease subunit, with translation MIRGVLTVAWKDFRVLVTSPMFLMVAGLCACIWSYNYLPQIFQFERISARAFQQGGINIHQTLFASHIARANIILIFAIPALTMRLLAEEKKLRTYDLLLTVPITAAQIAVGKFLAAFGTGLVLLGISALYPLGTAIFTDYSMGPLISSYLGMAMVTGIYVAVGLFASSVTESVVLAVVMALILNLALWFLGQAAEMSDQPLITAIMEHISVPQQFVAFLKGSLKLSSVVFFASTMAFFVFLTERVVESSRWR, from the coding sequence GTGATTCGAGGGGTACTCACCGTCGCTTGGAAGGATTTTCGTGTTCTCGTCACTAGTCCGATGTTCCTTATGGTGGCTGGACTTTGCGCCTGTATTTGGAGCTACAACTATCTGCCCCAGATATTTCAGTTTGAGAGGATATCTGCCCGCGCCTTTCAGCAGGGGGGGATTAATATCCATCAAACCTTGTTTGCTTCCCATATTGCCCGGGCCAACATTATTTTGATTTTTGCTATTCCGGCCCTGACCATGAGGCTTTTGGCAGAAGAAAAAAAACTCCGCACCTATGACCTGCTTTTGACCGTGCCGATCACGGCGGCACAAATTGCCGTGGGCAAGTTCTTGGCCGCTTTTGGTACTGGCCTCGTGTTGCTGGGAATTTCCGCACTTTATCCCTTGGGGACGGCCATTTTTACAGACTACTCCATGGGGCCTTTGATTTCATCCTACTTGGGAATGGCCATGGTGACGGGAATTTATGTCGCTGTTGGACTGTTTGCCTCGTCGGTCACGGAATCAGTGGTACTGGCGGTGGTGATGGCTTTGATACTCAACCTGGCTCTGTGGTTTCTTGGGCAGGCGGCAGAGATGAGCGACCAACCGTTGATAACCGCTATTATGGAGCACATTTCGGTGCCCCAACAGTTCGTCGCCTTTCTTAAGGGTAGTTTAAAATTGAGTTCAGTGGTCTTCTTTGCCAGTACCATGGCTTTTTTCGTGTTCCTCACTGAACGTGTTGTTGAATCTTCTCGCTGGAGGTAA
- a CDS encoding ATP-binding cassette domain-containing protein, whose translation MIEVRDLTKNYGDRTAIDRLNFSVAKGEVIGFLGPNGAGKSTTMKIITGYMAPTSGVVTVAGFDVFESPIEVKKRIGYLPETPPVYMDMFVQDYLKYVARLRGVPTANLNSMVDAALEKTNLQDVRKRLIHNLSKGFRQRVGLAQALVSDPEILILDEPTVGLDPKQVAEMRKLIHSLKGQHTIVLSTHILPEVQANCERIIIINRGQIVAEDSLAGLSKRMSGGQKLVIRVRRPSGRLETGLSDVAGVQGVRSEGNIFQIDSDGNEDTTEAVANLVVAEGAGLLEMKSMNMDLEDIFIQLTADRDQVDTQGGAL comes from the coding sequence ATGATTGAAGTGCGAGATCTGACGAAAAACTATGGCGATCGCACGGCGATTGACCGTCTGAATTTTTCAGTCGCTAAAGGTGAGGTAATTGGCTTTCTCGGCCCTAACGGGGCCGGCAAATCCACTACTATGAAAATCATTACCGGCTATATGGCACCCACCTCCGGGGTTGTCACAGTAGCCGGGTTTGATGTTTTCGAATCGCCCATTGAGGTGAAAAAGCGCATTGGTTATTTGCCGGAGACGCCGCCGGTGTACATGGATATGTTTGTTCAGGACTATTTAAAGTATGTCGCCCGATTAAGAGGCGTCCCCACTGCCAACCTCAATTCCATGGTGGATGCGGCTCTTGAGAAGACGAATCTTCAGGATGTGCGCAAAAGATTGATCCACAACCTCTCCAAAGGATTTCGTCAGCGAGTTGGTTTGGCCCAGGCCCTGGTGTCTGACCCAGAAATTCTGATTCTTGACGAGCCCACCGTAGGATTGGACCCGAAGCAAGTGGCTGAGATGCGCAAATTGATCCACAGCTTGAAGGGTCAGCACACCATTGTTTTGTCCACTCACATTCTTCCGGAAGTGCAGGCCAACTGTGAGCGCATTATTATCATCAATCGTGGTCAGATTGTGGCTGAGGATTCCTTGGCAGGTTTGTCCAAGCGCATGTCCGGGGGACAGAAGCTGGTGATCCGAGTGCGCAGACCATCGGGACGGCTAGAAACAGGTCTTTCTGACGTCGCCGGTGTGCAGGGGGTTCGCTCAGAAGGAAACATTTTTCAAATTGATTCAGATGGTAACGAAGACACGACGGAAGCCGTCGCTAATCTGGTGGTGGCCGAAGGGGCAGGACTCTTAGAGATGAAATCCATGAATATGGATCTGGAAGATATTTTTATTCAGCTAACAGCAGATCGCGATCAAGTTGACACTCAGGGAGGTGCGCTGTGA
- a CDS encoding DUF814 domain-containing protein, translating to MRPINLGEIESIVATLRPLAGARLQRVYCGDQDLVMELYGPGGEFWLWWDLSPRCPMVVVLNQKPRFLPKKQKPLGLFLRSHGVNRHLVKIERPEGMGRVLRLRFGSLDANDDANCIVEARLFPHGQNLGVQEGGKEIWWKKPQELAASQDESQGSTEDRSVEELAKQWLATRFAKVGSKERGQASEAGDKELKRELGRKQRAIEKIESDLKKNRDLVWRRVADWLNQNQTLQVPDEWADFVDQGQSFSWNLERCYQKAKDFLAKKEGTRQRLESLRQEVESLRAGETSSSPQQKKAGKPSRGPGTGGSVKARKLEMGDRFVAYVGKSAKDNLQLLRQARAWDLWLHLRDYPGSHCIIHRNKGEQVPDQVLQEAAQWVAKATFGRKAEQKSGEKLTVLFAECRHVRPIKGDKMGRVTFRNETTLTIEFTP from the coding sequence ATGAGACCGATCAATTTGGGCGAAATTGAATCAATTGTGGCCACTCTCAGGCCTTTGGCCGGGGCCCGCCTGCAGAGAGTCTATTGCGGAGATCAGGACTTGGTGATGGAGCTTTACGGCCCGGGAGGGGAGTTCTGGTTGTGGTGGGATTTGTCTCCCCGGTGTCCCATGGTGGTTGTGCTCAATCAAAAGCCCCGGTTCTTGCCCAAAAAACAGAAGCCCCTGGGTTTGTTTTTGCGCTCCCACGGAGTCAATCGTCACCTGGTGAAAATTGAAAGGCCAGAAGGAATGGGACGCGTTCTCAGGTTGCGCTTCGGTTCTCTGGATGCCAATGACGATGCCAATTGCATTGTTGAGGCTCGACTGTTCCCCCATGGACAAAACCTTGGGGTTCAAGAGGGAGGCAAAGAGATTTGGTGGAAAAAGCCCCAAGAGCTTGCGGCCAGCCAAGACGAATCCCAGGGTTCAACTGAAGACCGATCTGTGGAGGAGCTGGCCAAGCAATGGCTCGCAACAAGGTTTGCTAAAGTGGGAAGCAAGGAGAGGGGGCAGGCCTCCGAGGCCGGTGACAAGGAACTCAAACGCGAACTGGGCCGCAAACAGAGGGCGATTGAGAAGATCGAATCTGACTTGAAAAAGAATCGGGACCTCGTTTGGCGTCGGGTCGCCGACTGGTTGAATCAGAATCAAACCTTACAGGTGCCTGATGAATGGGCAGACTTTGTGGATCAAGGTCAGAGTTTCTCCTGGAATCTGGAGCGTTGTTACCAAAAAGCCAAGGACTTCCTTGCCAAAAAGGAAGGGACTCGGCAGCGGCTTGAGTCACTTCGCCAGGAAGTGGAGAGTTTGAGGGCCGGAGAGACGAGTTCTTCCCCGCAGCAAAAAAAGGCTGGGAAACCTTCTCGGGGGCCAGGTACGGGAGGGTCAGTAAAGGCACGCAAGTTGGAGATGGGGGATCGTTTTGTGGCCTACGTGGGAAAGTCGGCTAAGGACAATCTTCAACTTCTTCGCCAGGCTCGGGCCTGGGATCTATGGCTTCACCTACGCGACTATCCAGGGAGTCACTGCATCATTCACCGTAACAAAGGGGAGCAGGTACCTGATCAGGTGCTGCAGGAGGCCGCACAGTGGGTGGCCAAGGCCACCTTTGGGCGCAAGGCCGAGCAGAAATCAGGGGAAAAGTTGACAGTGCTGTTTGCAGAATGTCGTCATGTGCGCCCCATTAAGGGCGACAAAATGGGGCGAGTGACCTTTCGCAATGAAACCACATTGACCATTGAATTCACTCCCTAG